One region of Marivirga arenosa genomic DNA includes:
- a CDS encoding Kelch repeat-containing protein — protein MKKINYLLLLLLNVINFSCNTDNSEEEIFNPKITYINDTCFGIQEEVKLGGTDLDVIDEIKIGSETIRVLFSSPDSNSFKIPLSIATGEYNLILKSTDNEIEYVYPKTIYVEGLGNWSLVNSDFPGEPRNSALSFVIDKFLYFGGDGSLSDFWKLNLETSEWTQLSDFDSGVTSSTAVNNTEGYVINTTNDFYKYSPETDSWVELASIPNRTAYYTLASVNEEIFALVGNNNDESQLWAYSKAEDSWRLILGNQPNIGQSPRLFVIDETLYAGFSNSSKVLYKYNNNENEFIEYLSSEYYYFGFHSFSSSEGFLGEAWGNSSGTGLQINYNTFVINMSCNKIFEKRSVPIPTSSDFYTAFTYDGDLYVGLNSSTNQIFKLDR, from the coding sequence ATGAAAAAAATAAATTACTTACTTCTTCTGTTACTAAATGTCATCAATTTTTCATGCAATACAGATAATTCAGAGGAAGAAATTTTCAATCCTAAAATTACTTACATTAATGATACATGCTTTGGCATTCAGGAGGAAGTTAAATTGGGAGGAACTGATCTCGATGTCATTGACGAAATAAAAATTGGATCAGAAACTATTAGAGTCTTATTTAGTAGTCCTGACAGCAATTCCTTTAAGATTCCGCTAAGTATAGCAACTGGTGAATATAACTTGATTTTAAAATCAACAGATAATGAAATTGAATATGTATACCCAAAAACTATTTATGTTGAAGGCTTAGGAAATTGGTCACTTGTGAATTCTGATTTCCCGGGAGAACCACGAAATTCGGCTTTATCATTTGTTATTGACAAATTTTTGTATTTTGGTGGAGATGGTAGTTTATCTGATTTTTGGAAATTAAATCTTGAAACTTCGGAATGGACGCAATTATCTGATTTTGACAGTGGCGTGACATCATCAACTGCTGTTAATAATACTGAAGGATATGTTATAAATACCACAAATGATTTTTACAAATATTCACCGGAAACAGATAGCTGGGTTGAGTTAGCTTCTATTCCCAATCGAACAGCTTATTATACATTGGCTTCAGTAAATGAAGAAATATTTGCATTAGTTGGAAATAACAATGATGAATCTCAACTTTGGGCATACTCAAAAGCAGAAGATTCTTGGCGATTAATTCTTGGAAATCAACCAAATATAGGTCAATCACCACGCTTGTTTGTGATAGATGAAACACTATATGCAGGATTTTCAAATAGCTCAAAAGTCCTCTACAAGTATAATAATAATGAAAATGAATTTATTGAGTACTTAAGTTCAGAGTATTATTACTTTGGATTTCATTCTTTTTCCTCATCAGAGGGCTTTTTGGGGGAGGCTTGGGGCAACTCTTCTGGTACAGGATTACAAATAAATTATAATACTTTTGTAATTAACATGTCTTGTAATAAAATTTTTGAAAAAAGGTCAGTTCCGATTCCTACCTCCTCTGATTTTTATACTGCATTTACGTATGACGGTGATTTGTATGTTGGATTAAACTCTTCAACAAATCAAATTTTTAAATTAGACAGATAA
- a CDS encoding serine hydrolase domain-containing protein, with protein sequence MNQRLIPILLLINILSVSLHAQDIETQEIENFLKKEYAENSPGAVVLIAKKDQIIFKRAFGLSDIKKRKPIKTDMIFQIGSMAKQFTSAALLQLVDEGKVALDDPIQKYVEYFPIKEFPITLHHLLSQTSGIPEFFDIDEEEMHLLSQGHTPEQLISYYKNQPLEFEPGTKFQYSNSNYPLLGVVIERVSGISLKEYMRINLFEPLKMSSTSLWYNNEMKRKRIAKGYRIYEGELISSPKIVGSVPYAAGAIVSTVDDLWIWNQELKNRTVLTDFVVDNLITEKRTTSGAGTGYGYGFFIKNLLELKTIQHGGNMYGFTSYGLYLPSEDLFVCVLANKSLERTEEVANYLASVILKNPLEIEDRSQLEYDKYQEYFGTYQLEGESKLIEIFMVYDVLVLDFPEARGTGTKLMITEADKMESKAVNVKIQFTRNDKGDIIGFTAEQNGETEWKKIK encoded by the coding sequence ATGAACCAACGATTAATCCCCATTCTCCTCTTAATAAATATATTAAGCGTTTCACTTCATGCTCAGGATATCGAAACACAGGAAATTGAAAACTTTCTGAAGAAGGAATACGCAGAAAACAGCCCAGGAGCAGTAGTTCTGATAGCGAAAAAAGATCAAATAATCTTCAAAAGGGCATTTGGCCTCTCAGATATCAAAAAAAGAAAGCCTATCAAAACCGATATGATTTTCCAGATAGGATCTATGGCGAAGCAATTTACCTCAGCTGCGCTACTTCAGTTAGTAGATGAGGGAAAAGTTGCTCTTGATGATCCTATTCAAAAATATGTTGAATACTTCCCGATCAAAGAATTTCCTATTACCCTCCATCACCTTCTTTCTCAGACATCGGGAATTCCAGAATTTTTTGACATTGATGAAGAAGAGATGCATCTGCTTTCACAAGGACATACACCCGAACAACTAATTTCATATTATAAAAACCAGCCTTTGGAATTCGAGCCAGGTACCAAATTCCAATACAGCAATTCCAATTATCCTCTACTGGGAGTGGTTATAGAACGAGTTTCGGGGATCTCACTCAAGGAATATATGAGGATAAATCTTTTCGAACCTTTGAAGATGAGTTCAACTAGCTTATGGTATAATAATGAAATGAAAAGGAAAAGAATTGCAAAAGGATATAGAATATATGAGGGAGAGTTAATTTCTTCACCCAAAATTGTAGGGTCTGTCCCTTATGCAGCAGGAGCCATTGTTTCTACGGTAGATGATTTATGGATATGGAATCAGGAATTAAAAAACAGGACAGTCCTAACTGATTTTGTGGTTGATAATCTGATTACTGAAAAAAGGACAACATCAGGAGCCGGAACCGGATACGGCTATGGTTTTTTTATTAAAAATCTTTTAGAGCTAAAAACCATTCAGCACGGAGGAAATATGTACGGCTTTACAAGCTATGGTCTTTACCTACCTTCTGAAGATCTGTTTGTTTGCGTTTTAGCCAATAAATCACTGGAAAGAACCGAAGAAGTGGCTAACTATCTAGCTAGTGTTATTCTAAAAAATCCTTTGGAGATTGAAGATAGGAGTCAGTTGGAGTATGACAAATACCAGGAGTATTTTGGTACATACCAATTAGAGGGCGAGTCGAAACTAATTGAAATTTTTATGGTATATGATGTTCTAGTTCTAGATTTTCCTGAGGCAAGAGGAACTGGAACTAAACTGATGATAACAGAGGCAGACAAAATGGAATCAAAAGCGGTAAATGTTAAGATTCAATTCACCAGGAATGATAAAGGTGATATCATTGGGTTTACTGCTGAACAAAATGGCGAAACTGAATGGAAAAAGATAAAATAG
- a CDS encoding autorepressor SdpR family transcription factor gives MNSIFKALNDETRREIIELLKDQDLNAGQIADKFNMSKPSISHHLDILKRADLISSEKKGQFVEYSLNTTILEDLLNWIMTLKK, from the coding sequence ATGAATTCAATCTTTAAAGCCCTGAATGATGAAACCAGGCGGGAAATTATCGAATTGCTGAAAGATCAGGATTTGAATGCCGGTCAGATAGCGGATAAATTTAATATGAGCAAACCTAGTATTTCCCATCATCTGGATATTCTCAAAAGGGCCGATTTAATTAGCAGTGAAAAGAAAGGCCAGTTTGTGGAATATTCATTGAATACCACCATACTGGAAGATTTATTAAACTGGATCATGACCTTAAAAAAATAA
- a CDS encoding SdpI family protein: MKLKKELPLIAIVLLPFVYLAYVWNDLPNKVPLHWNLQGEVDRYGEKTELILAVFVLPVLVYVLLLIVPKIDPKNKLHQMGNKYDNIRFLLITFISAITIFIIYSANNQSVANPNYIVLLVGVLYLILGNYFKTIKANYFIGIRTPWTLESEEVWKATHKLAGILWLIGGIAVVLSSLIFEKQINFMVFISITAVISLVPIIYSYMTFQKLKIN, from the coding sequence ATGAAGCTTAAAAAAGAACTACCCCTGATTGCGATTGTATTATTGCCTTTTGTCTATTTGGCCTACGTTTGGAATGATTTACCGAATAAAGTTCCACTACACTGGAATTTACAAGGAGAGGTTGATCGTTACGGTGAGAAAACTGAATTAATTTTAGCAGTTTTTGTACTCCCAGTTTTGGTTTATGTATTACTCTTAATTGTTCCGAAAATTGACCCCAAGAATAAACTTCATCAAATGGGGAATAAATATGATAACATTCGGTTTTTGTTAATCACTTTTATTTCGGCCATAACTATTTTTATTATTTATTCTGCCAACAATCAGTCTGTTGCCAATCCAAACTATATTGTGCTCCTAGTGGGAGTATTGTATCTCATTTTAGGAAACTACTTCAAAACGATCAAAGCAAATTATTTTATTGGAATTAGAACTCCATGGACACTCGAAAGTGAAGAGGTATGGAAAGCCACCCATAAACTGGCAGGTATATTATGGTTAATAGGAGGCATTGCTGTAGTGTTGTCCAGTTTGATTTTTGAAAAGCAAATCAATTTTATGGTGTTTATTTCAATCACTGCGGTCATTAGCCTGGTGCCCATCATTTATTCTTATATGACTTTCCAAAAATTAAAAATCAATTAA
- a CDS encoding alpha/beta hydrolase family protein yields MKKYFIFLVSALLVSIEAYSQVNRPQEPKPPFDYTIKEVTFKNETEGISLAGTLTYPAKGSKFPAVILISGSGPQDRNSEIMNHKPFLVIADHLTKNGIAVLRVDDRGTAESGGNYNESGLNDFVADTKSALEFLKGHKKINRKQIGLIGHSLGGNIAPIVATERESDVAFIVLLAGSGIRGDELMLLQKATIERKMGVPEAAVMQAQNNMKGAYDIILNSAAEPDEIQIELKKYFTDKFGGMIPEKQVEAIAKQMTMPWFSDFVKFDPEEILEKVKCPVLALNGANDLQVPSKENLAAINKALEAGANKDYQTQELEGLNHLFQESETGLPNEYASIEQTFSPLALDIITEWINERTQ; encoded by the coding sequence ATGAAAAAATATTTCATATTCTTAGTTTCGGCATTATTAGTCAGCATAGAGGCGTATAGTCAAGTAAATCGACCTCAAGAACCTAAACCACCCTTCGACTACACTATAAAAGAAGTGACTTTCAAGAATGAAACAGAGGGTATCTCTTTAGCCGGCACCTTGACCTATCCGGCCAAGGGTTCCAAGTTCCCTGCTGTGATTTTGATTAGCGGAAGTGGTCCTCAGGACAGAAATTCAGAAATTATGAATCACAAGCCCTTTTTAGTCATAGCGGATCATTTGACCAAAAATGGGATAGCCGTGCTTCGAGTAGATGATAGAGGAACAGCTGAATCAGGAGGAAATTATAATGAAAGTGGACTTAATGATTTTGTAGCGGATACTAAAAGTGCTTTGGAATTTCTGAAAGGCCATAAAAAGATTAACAGGAAACAAATTGGATTGATAGGGCATAGTTTAGGAGGAAATATAGCGCCAATTGTAGCAACCGAAAGAGAAAGTGATGTTGCATTTATTGTATTATTAGCAGGCTCTGGTATCAGGGGAGATGAATTAATGCTTTTGCAGAAAGCGACCATTGAACGAAAAATGGGTGTGCCGGAAGCAGCAGTAATGCAGGCTCAGAATAATATGAAGGGAGCTTACGATATTATATTAAATTCAGCTGCTGAGCCGGATGAGATACAAATAGAGTTAAAAAAGTATTTCACGGATAAATTTGGAGGTATGATTCCTGAAAAGCAAGTAGAAGCAATTGCAAAGCAAATGACAATGCCCTGGTTTTCAGATTTTGTAAAATTTGATCCTGAAGAAATCCTTGAAAAGGTAAAATGTCCTGTTTTAGCTTTAAATGGAGCAAATGATCTTCAAGTACCTTCTAAGGAGAATTTAGCAGCAATAAATAAGGCTTTAGAAGCAGGAGCTAATAAAGATTACCAAACCCAAGAGTTAGAAGGCTTAAATCACCTATTTCAAGAAAGTGAGACTGGTTTGCCTAATGAGTATGCTTCAATAGAACAAACTTTTTCTCCACTAGCTTTAGACATCATTACTGAATGGATAAATGAGAGAACCCAATAA